One window of Oreochromis niloticus isolate F11D_XX linkage group LG23, O_niloticus_UMD_NMBU, whole genome shotgun sequence genomic DNA carries:
- the LOC102080308 gene encoding uncharacterized protein LOC102080308, with product MFSDSGAPAPGEQKGFKSHTPHFIPWLRNSLKPGHSSDLGLNGPYKSNSETRNNLTPLERAKGIGFFSIQGKDRGKKAELRCNGVGKARMLPVVLRGHHILPGSLGKQREDSPARWNRTKELGTDPNAQISPGEGPQGPANSSSAAQDNHTFVRNHSSHLSPHQSQSDSSSNSVKKYGPLLGPPAAPVAALLSEEPNFNVPVVMCMEGKEGKVWDYASHTTHRQRDHRSSSWLNYDTQGLIERQHGFSSNFSYTSKHSRSSQSQRDLTALREPPVEDLNGVIFSTEVPHRGLSCTTTLQGPKKPRPTSERTAFLAQNQTWAQHRPKSEGESQRKEASCRRKVVRNQIKRVVVNLEQVLKALRDVHQEMKEVVQQIDHLTSSIDLNEEEEEEEQGTGRESTKPPSDSSYSSGSSSSETTVGITHQRLSEPANQPETVSSSGTLRREHHSRSQSPPNVQLRPLTSGFLSERSRTLHLTGSVGASPKHGGKLPYSSSLTTRDHTHSPQRSLPARPPTPGLSPLTINFHLPSSSGSQPHSPGATSSIRISPISPPSPLSSKANPPPALSPSVIIQTKVGSYQTTQSDLPSAGPLSPSSNLPPSASCPPTDSETETGSATNTERRASSAGPSHVCATAQGHRGRKPPPYPHHRLSENTKKVKEPRKAPPYPEKRRLLSTTV from the exons ATGTTCTCTGACAGCGGGGCTCCGGCGCCTGGGGAGCAGAAAGGCTTCAAGTCCCACACCCCTCACTTCATCCCGTGGCTGCGCAATAGCTTGAAGCCTGGTCACAGCAGTGACCTGGGGCTCAACGGACCGTACAAATCCAACTCAGAGACCCGAAACAACCTGACCCCGCTGGAGAGAGCCAAAGGGATCGGCTTTTTCTCCATCCAGGGGAAGGACCGCGGAAAAAAGGCTGAACTTCGGTGCAATGGGGTGGGGAAGGCGAGGATGCTGCCAGTTGTGCTGAGGGGGCACCACATCCTGCCAGGGAGTCTGGGGAAGCAGAGGGAGGACAGTCCTGCCAGGTGGAACCGGACTAAAGAGCTTGGCACAGACCCCAACGCACAGATCAGCCCAGGGGAGGGGCCGCAGGGACCAGCCAACAGCTCCTCCGCTGCTCAGGACAACCACACCTTTGTTAGGAACCACAGCAGCCACCTGAGCCCCCATCAGTCGCAGAGTGACAGCAGTAGCAACTCAGTCAAGAAATACGGGCCACTGCTTGGACCTCCTGCTGCTCCAGTTGCTGCGCTGCTCTCTGAGGAGCCAAACTTTAACGTGCCTGTTGTTATGTGTATGGAGGGCAAAGAGGGGAAGGTGTGGGACTACGCCAGCCACACCACCCACCGTCAGAGAGACCACCGTTCATCCAGCTGGCTGAACTATGACACTCAGGGACTAATAGAGAGGCAGCATGGATTCAGCTCCAACTTCAGCTACACCAGTAAACACAGCAGGAGCTCCCAGAGCCAAAGAGACCTGACAGCGCTGCGGGAGCCACCTGTGGAGGATCTAAACGGAGTTATCTTCTCCACCGAGGTTCCTCACAGGGGGCTGAGCTGTACGACAACTCTACAAGGCCCCAAGAAACCCAGACCGACCTCAGAGCGCACCGCTTTCCTGGCTCAGAACCAGACGTGGGCCCAGCACAGACCAAAGAGTGAAGGGGAGTCACAGAGGAAAGAGGCCAGCTGCAGGAGGAAGGTGGTGCGAAACCAAATTAAACGGGTGGTGGTCAACCTGGAGCAGGTTCTCAAAGCCCTGAGGGATGTTCATCAGGAAATGAAAGAG GTGGTGCAACAGATTGACCATCTAACATCATCCATTGATCtgaatgaggaggaggaggaggaggagcagggaaCTGGAAGAGAAAGCACCAAACCTCCCAGCGACAGCAGCTACAGTTCAGGCTCGAGCTCCAGTGAAACAACAGTGGGCATCACACATCAGAGGCTGTCAGAGCCTGCAAACCAGCCAGAAACTGTGTCTTCATCTGGCACCCTGAGGAGAGAGCATCATAGCAGGAGCCAGTCTCCACCCAATGTGCAGCTGCGCCCGCTAACCTCTGGATTTTTATCGGAGAGGAGTCGGACTCTTCACCTCACCGGTAGTGTTGGGGCCTCACCCAAACACGGCGGGAAGCTGCCATACTCCAGTAGCCTCACGACCCGCGACCACACTCACTCCCCCCAAAGAAGCCTCCCTGCTCGGCCTCCCACTCCTGGTCTTTCCCCTCTAACGATAAACTTCCATCTCCCCAGTAGCTCTGGTTCTCAGCCTCACTCCCCTGGGGCTACCTCCTCCATCAGGATCAGCCCCATctcacctccctctcccctgtCTTCGAAGGCTAACCCACCCCCTGCTCTTAGCCCGTCTGTCATCATCCAGACCAAAGTGGGGTCTTATCAGACCACACAAAGCGATCTCCCATCTGCTGGTCCACTCTCTCCGTCGTCCAACCTGCCGCCGTCTGCCAGCTGCCCACCCACCGACTCAGAGACTGAAACCGGGTCCGCCACTAACACAGAGAGGCGAGCATCCTCAGCGGGACCGTCACACGTATGCGCCACAGCACAAGGCCACAGAGGTCGCAAGCCTCCACCTTACCCACATCACAGACTCTcggaaaacacaaagaaagtgaAGGAGCCCCGCAAAGCTCCTCCGTACCCTGAGAAAAGAAGGCTGCTCTCGACCACAGTGTGA